One Deltaproteobacteria bacterium genomic window, GACTTTCCAGATGCCTTGTCTTGCATTCCTATCGAAAGGATCTCTGATAAAGGCTCGCCAAAAAAGGTTCAAAGCGATATTGTAGTTTTCTTTTTCAAGCATTATATCCCCCCAGTAACTATACCCTCGGATGGAATTCTTTCTATCTTTACAATGAATATTTTTTAAGACATCAACCAGTGAAACGCCATCTCCACACTCATCCATGATCTGGAGCCGGTCCCTACCAAACTTTCTTCTTTCCCTTGCCAGTTCAACAGCCATAGAGGCATACTCATCTTGTATTGCTTTTCCAGATACAGAAATCGACTCTACGTTGAGTCTCCATTTATAGAGAAACTCGGGTATGTTTGCCATGTCGTAATATTCTGCAATACGAAGCCATAGATCATAATCCTGAGATGCTTGAAATGCCTCTCTGTAATAACCGACCTTTTCGACACACTCTTTGCGGAACATGACCGAACCATGGGCAAACCTGTTTCCTTCCAGCAGCTTCTCTCTTAACTCGACTGTATCCGATATCGGCCTCTCCTCATCGACGACA contains:
- a CDS encoding glycosyltransferase, encoding MENTKVTLLMSVYNGERYLREAVESILNQTFEDFLFFIVNDGSTDGTGSILQGYRDRRIRVVENEMNLGLTRSLNRGIEMIRSEYVARMDADDIALPERLEKEVDFLDRHRNIGLVGTYYLRIDEKGNVVDEERPISDTVELREKLLEGNRFAHGSVMFRKECVEKVGYYREAFQASQDYDLWLRIAEYYDMANIPEFLYKWRLNVESISVSGKAIQDEYASMAVELARERRKFGRDRLQIMDECGDGVSLVDVLKNIHCKDRKNSIRGYSYWGDIMLEKENYNIALNLFWRAFIRDPFDRNARQGIWKVSRLSLINVIVTHFPEPIVNMLKMVKRAIFSKGKGRSK